A genomic segment from Equus przewalskii isolate Varuska chromosome X, EquPr2, whole genome shotgun sequence encodes:
- the LAGE3 gene encoding EKC/KEOPS complex subunit LAGE3, producing the protein MQAADAGAGGGAGGADGRDGQDGQGLRAGGGAAASAAGGAPRVTRVQHASGPGVDAASTARRLESRLHMFALSVPFPSSLEAEIAHGSLAPDAEPHRGAVWKEFSVIGSVLAVRWRAEDSRLLRISIINFLDQLSLVVRTMQRFGPPVSR; encoded by the exons ATGCAGGCAGCAGACGCAGGCGCaggcggcggggcgggcggcgccgACGGCCGGGACGGCCAGGACGGCCAGGGCCTCCGGGCCGGTGGGGGCGCGGCGGCATCTGCAGCCGGCGGAGCTCCGCGCGTCACGCGAGTACAGCACGCCTCAGGGCCGGGGGTAGACGCCGCGTCCACAGCCAGAAGGCTGGAAAGCCGACTACACATGTT CGCCCTCAGCGTGCCTTTCCCGTCCTCCTTAGAGGCGGAGATCGCCCATGGGTCCCTGGCCCCAGATGCGGAACCCCACCGAGGGGCGGTTTGGAAGGAGTTCTCAGTGATTGGCAGCGTCCTGGCGGT CCGCTGGAGAGCTGAAGATTCTCGCCTCCTCCGAATTTCCATCATCAACTTTCTTGACCAGCTTTCCCTGGTGGTGCGGACCATGCAGCGCTTTGGGCCCCCTGTTTCCCGCTAA